The Paramormyrops kingsleyae isolate MSU_618 chromosome 11, PKINGS_0.4, whole genome shotgun sequence genome includes a window with the following:
- the LOC111848094 gene encoding C-C chemokine receptor type 8-like, with translation MNMWDSKFQTNIVAPSVVLGLCFLICVPGNITVIVVILCHKLLLILAASDILCLISLPMWIYELFYGWNFGETSCKLMMYMVFCSLYGSLLMVTLMSVQRYVQILYSQYWVRLRGTGEMVLLVSVSNILGSLSFINSCINTFLYAFASRYCDGDVTPSRNKQDVSTSNL, from the exons ATGAACATGTGGGACTCTAAATTTCAAACCAATATCGTGGCTCCCAGTGTGGTTCTGGGCCTCTGCTTCCTTATCTGTGTCCCTGGAAACATTACAGTGATCGTTGTGATACTTTGTCATAAGCTGCTGCTGATCCTGGCCGCCTCTGACATCTTGTGCCTCATCAGTCTGCCAATGTGGATCTATGAGCTTTTTTACGGCTGGAATTTTGGTGAGACAAGCTGCAAACTGATGATGTACATGGTCTTCTGCAGCTTGTATGGCAGTTTACTGATGGTCACCCTGATGAGTGTGCAGCGCTATGTACAGATTCTATACTCCCAGTACTGGGTGAGACTGCGTGGGACTGGGGAGATGGTGCTGCTGGTGAGTGT GAGCAACATTCTAGGATCTCTCAGCTTCATTAATAGCTGCATAAACACCTTCCTGTACGCCTTTGCCTCACGATACTGTGATGGAGATGTAACTCCATCCAGGAACAAGCAGGATGTCTCCACTAGCAACCTCTGA
- the LOC111848093 gene encoding leukotriene B4 receptor 1-like, giving the protein MMQNFSSNATTEDPGRPSQAVVPSVILSLCFLVGIPGNIWVIVTILRHFKKDNFTLKLMLNLAFFDIMCLFTVPGCVHNMLHGWNLGSASCKILYYILFCSLYGSVLTVTLMSVQRFLQVLYSQYWAKVRGSGERVLLGSLWMAACVIASPTISAMNLTEKSGHLLCWYDFTSDLERLATSITETVFGFVIPFSIMVTSYCCLYKKLNQTAFFHSQRMTKLVTSLVLAFFIFWSPVHIFNILEVTFILLKPADSQASADLKEFYDTSDQITASLVFLNSCVDPFLYAFAARHIRGNPESNKRTQDASTSNAS; this is encoded by the coding sequence ATGATGCAGAACTTCTCCTCCAACGCCACCACTGAGGACCCTGGAAGACCCAGCCAAGCTGTGGTTCCCAGTGTGATCCTGAGCTTGTGTTTTCTTGTCGGAATCCCGGGAAACATCTGGGTGATTGTGACGATACTTCGCCATTTCAAGAAGGACAACTTCACTTTGAAGCTGATGTTGAACCTGGCGTTCTTTGACATCATGTGCCTTTTCACTGTTCCAGGTTGTGTGCACAACATGCTGCACGGATGGAATCTGGGTTCTGCATCTTGCAAGATACTCTACTACATTCTCTTCTGCAGTTTATATGGAAGCGTGCTGACAGTCACCCTGATGAGTGTGCAGCGCTTCCTGCAGGTTCTGTACTCCCAGTACTGGGCGAAAGTGCGTGGGTCTGGGGAAAGGGTGCTACTGGGCTCCCTGTGGATGGCAGCCTGTGTCATTGCATCTCCTACCATCTCAGCTATGAATTTAACAGAAAAATCTGGACACCTTCTATGCTGGTATGACTTTACATCAGACTTGGAAAGACTGGCAACCTCAATAACAGAGACCGTGTTCGGTTTTGTGATTCCTTTCTCCATCATGGTCACATCTTACTGCTGTCTTTACAAGAAATTGAATCAAACTGCTTTTTTTCACAGCCAGAGAATGACCAAGCTGGTAACCAGCCTTGTGCTGGCCTTCTTCATCTTCTGGTCTcctgtacatatatttaataTTCTGGAGGTAACCTTTATCCTTCTAAAACCAGCCGATTCCCAGGCATCAGCTGATCTGAAGGAGTTCTATGACACCAGTGATCAAATCACGGCATCTCTGGTCTTCCTCAACAGCTGTGTGGACCCCTTTCTGTATGCGTTTGCCGCAAGACACATTCGCGGAAATCCTGAGTCAAACAAGAGAACGCAGGATGCCTCCACTAGCAACGCCTCGTAA
- the LOC140593424 gene encoding leukotriene B4 receptor 1-like yields MSQSNTSSSWDSEIVTEAVLPSVVLSLCFLIGVPGNITVIVVIFRHFKQENFTMKLLLILAASDILCLISLPMWIYELFYGWSFGETSCKLMMYMVFCSLYGSLLMVTLMSVQRYVQVLYSQYWVRLRGTGEKVLLVIVWVVACVFASYSIVLGKVLHKDQIPQCKTDYSSDGQRLAVLLSQTLLGFVIPFSVMVTSYCCLHKKVKQRTFFINQRMKRLVISIVVTFFIFWIPVHVANVAEIFSILLKSSHPAASTKLEKFCSFSENIVGSLSFINSCINPFLYAFASRNRRQDATPSRNMQDVSTSNL; encoded by the coding sequence ATGAGCCAGTCTAACACCTCTAGTTCTTGGGACTCTGAAATTGTGACTGAAGCAGTGCTTCCCAGTGTGGTTCTGAGTCTCTGCTTCCTTATCGGTGTCCCTGGAAACATCACAGTGATCGTGGTGATATTTCGTCATTTCAAGCAGGAGAACTTCACCATGAAGCTGCTGCTGATCCTGGCCGCCTCTGACATCTTGTGCCTCATCAGTCTGCCAATGTGGATCTATGAACTTTTTTACGGTTGGAGTTTTGGTGAGACAAGCTGCAAACTGATGATGTACATGGTCTTCTGCAGCTTGTATGGCAGTTTACTGATGGTCACCCTGATGAGTGTGCAGCGCTACGTACAGGTTCTGTACTCCCAGTACTGGGTGAGACTGCGTGGGACTGGGGAGAAGGTGCTGCTGGTGATTGTGTGGGTGGTGGCCTGTGTCTTCGCCTCATATTCGATTGTTCTGGGGAAGGTATTGCATAAGGACCAAATTCCCCAGTGCAAAACCGACTACAGCTCAGATGGGCAGCGATTGGCTGTATTGCTCTCTCAGACATTGCTAGGCTTTGTGATTCCTTTCTCTGTCATGGTCACATCTTACTGCTGCCTTCacaaaaaagtgaaacaaaGAACCTTCTTCATTAACCAGAGGATGAAAAGACTGGTTATCAGCATTGTAGTAACCTTCTTCATATTCTGGATTCCAGTACATGTTGCCAATGTGGCAGAAATATTTTCTATCTTGCTAAAATCATCCCACCCGGCTGCATCAACCAAACTGGAGAAGTTTTGCAGTTTCAGTGAAAACATTGTAGGATCTCTCAGCTTCATTAATAGCTGCATAAACCCATTCCTGTATGCCTTTGCCTCACGAAACCGTCGTCAGGATGCAACTCCATCCAGGAACATGCAGGATGTCTCCACTAGCAACCTCTGA
- the LOC140593383 gene encoding leukotriene B4 receptor 1-like: MMQNFSSNTTTEVPGRPSQAVVPSVILGLCFLFGIPGNIWVIVTILRHFKKDNFTLKLMLNLAFFDIMCLFTVPGCVLNMLHGWNLGSASCKIFFYILFCSLYGSVLTITLMSVQRFLQVLYSQYWAKVRGSGERVLLGSLWMAACVFASPTISAMNLTEKSGHLLCWYNFTSDLERLATSITETVFGFVIPFSIMVTSYCCLYKKLNQTAFFHSQRMTKLVTSLVLAFFIFWVPVHIFNILEVTFIILKSANSQASADLKEFYDTSDQITASLVFLNSCVDPFLYAFAARNIRGNPESNKRTQDASTSNTL, encoded by the coding sequence ATGATGCAGAACTTCTCCTCCAACACCACCACTGAGGTCCCTGGAAGACCCAGCCAAGCTGTGGTTCCCAGTGTGATCCTGGGCTTGTGTTTTCTTTTCGGAATCCCGGGAAACATCTGGGTGATTGTGACGATACTTCGCCATTTCAAGAAGGACAACTTCACTTTGAAGCTGATGTTGAACCTGGCGTTCTTTGACATTATGTGCCTTTTCACTGTTCCAGGTTGTGTGCTCAACATGCTGCACGGATGGAATCTGGGTTCTGCATCTTGCAAGATATTCTTCTACATTCTCTTCTGCAGTTTATATGGAAGCGTGCTGACAATCACCCTGATGAGTGTGCAGCGCTTCCTGCAGGTTCTGTACTCCCAGTACTGGGCAAAAGTGCGTGGGTCTGGGGAAAGGGTGCTACTGGGCTCCCTGTGGATGGCAGCCTGTGTCTTTGCGTCTCCTACCATCTCAGCTATGAATTTAACAGAAAAATCTGGACACCTTCTATGCTGGTATAACTTTACATCAGACTTGGAAAGACTGGCAACCTCAATAACAGAGACCGTGTTCGGTTTTGTGATTCCTTTCTCCATCATGGTCACATCTTACTGCTGTCTTTACAAGAAATTGAATCAAACTGCTTTTTTTCACAGCCAGAGAATGACCAAGTTGGTAACCAGCCTTGTGCTGGCCTTCTTCATCTTCTGGGTTcctgtacatatatttaataTTCTGGAGGTAACCTTTATCATTCTAAAATCAGCCAATTCCCAGGCATCAGCTGATCTGAAGGAGTTCTATGACACCAGTGATCAAATCACGGCATCTCTGGTCTTCCTCAACAGCTGTGTGGACCCCTTTCTGTATGCGTTTGCCGCAAGAAACATTCGCGGAAATCCTGAGTCAAACAAGAGAACGCAGGATGCCTCCACTAGCAACACCTTGTAA
- the LOC111848056 gene encoding leukotriene B4 receptor 1-like, whose amino-acid sequence MSQSNTSSSWDSEIVTEAVLPSVVLGLCFLIGVPGNITVIVVIFRHFKQENFTMKLLLILAASDILCLISLPMWIYELFYGWSFGETSCKLMMYMVFCSLYGSLLMVTLMSVQRYVQVLYSQYWVRLRGTGEKVLLVIVWVVACVFASYSIVLGKVLMDDQIPQCKTNYSSDGQRLAVLLSQTLLGFVIPFSVMVTSYCCLHRKVKQRTFFINQRMKRLVISIVVTFFIFWIPVHVANVAEIFSILLKSSHPAASTKLEKFCSFSENIVGSLSFINSCINPFLYAFASRNRRQDATPSRNMQDVSTSNL is encoded by the coding sequence ATGAGCCAGTCTAACACTTCTAGTTCTTGGGACTCTGAAATTGTGACTGAAGCAGTGCTTCCCAGTGTGGTTCTGGGCCTCTGCTTCCTTATCGGTGTCCCTGGAAACATCACAGTGATCGTGGTGATATTTCGTCATTTCAAGCAGGAGAACTTCACCATGAAGCTGCTGCTGATCCTGGCCGCCTCTGACATCTTGTGCCTCATCAGTCTGCCAATGTGGATCTATGAACTTTTTTACGGTTGGAGTTTTGGTGAGACAAGCTGCAAACTGATGATGTACATGGTCTTCTGCAGCTTGTATGGCAGTTTACTAATGGTCACCCTGATGAGTGTGCAGCGCTACGTACAGGTTCTGTACTCCCAGTACTGGGTGAGACTGCGTGGGACTGGGGAGAAGGTGCTGCTGGTGATTGTGTGGGTGGTGGCCTGTGTCTTCGCCTCATATTCGATTGTTCTGGGGAAGGTATTGATGGATGACCAAATTCCCCAGTGCAAAACCAACTACAGCTCAGATGGGCAGAGATTGGCTGTATTGCTCTCTCAGACATTGCTGGGCTTTGTGATTCCTTTTTCTGTCATGGTCACATCTTACTGCTGCCTTCACAGAAAAGTGAAACAAAGAACCTTCTTCATTAACCAGAGGATGAAAAGACTGGTTATCAGCATTGTAGTAACCTTCTTCATATTCTGGATTCCAGTACATGTTGCCAATGTGGCAGAAATATTTTCTATCTTGCTAAAATCATCCCACCCGGCTGCATCAACCAAACTGGAGAAGTTTTGCAGTTTCAGTGAAAACATTGTAGGATCTCTCAGCTTCATTAATAGCTGCATAAACCCATTCCTGTATGCCTTTGCCTCACGAAACCGTCGTCAGGATGCAACTCCATCCAGGAACATGCAGGATGTCTCCACTAGCAACCTCTGA